The following are from one region of the Bradyrhizobium septentrionale genome:
- a CDS encoding phasin family protein, producing MANLRQDDKSTPGTDDAARRAGERAAEQTSRTGQAAADQTAHVGQGAAQAGEETARSTSNFLKQNVETVQNAWRIGLEATTLAVGRSTEQLGRTLGVSGEGVQQAKDATERSARNVQKILHTSNAAAKVMNGISQEYSQMVRHQVGKNMDYISELWTCRTPQEFVAAQSDIVRKSVEIALEGSRRIADLSLKVADETGKQIK from the coding sequence ATGGCAAACTTACGCCAGGACGACAAGTCTACACCAGGGACAGATGATGCAGCTCGCCGTGCCGGCGAGCGGGCTGCCGAGCAGACCAGCCGTACCGGACAAGCTGCAGCTGATCAGACTGCGCATGTCGGGCAAGGTGCCGCTCAAGCCGGAGAAGAAACGGCCCGATCAACTTCCAACTTTCTTAAGCAGAACGTTGAGACGGTGCAGAACGCATGGCGGATCGGCCTGGAAGCGACGACCTTAGCCGTGGGACGCTCTACCGAGCAACTTGGTCGCACGCTCGGGGTCTCAGGAGAAGGGGTGCAACAGGCAAAAGACGCAACGGAACGGTCGGCGCGCAACGTGCAAAAGATCCTTCACACCAGTAATGCTGCTGCCAAAGTGATGAATGGAATTTCTCAAGAGTACAGCCAGATGGTTCGGCATCAAGTCGGGAAGAACATGGACTACATCAGCGAGCTGTGGACCTGCCGGACCCCTCAGGAATTTGTAGCCGCACAAAGTGATATTGTGCGGAAGTCTGTGGAAATTGCTCTGGAAGGTAGCCGTCGGATCGCCGACCTGTCGCTCAAAGTGGCCGACGAAACCGGAAAGCAGATCAAGTGA